The following coding sequences lie in one Capsicum annuum cultivar UCD-10X-F1 chromosome 5, UCD10Xv1.1, whole genome shotgun sequence genomic window:
- the LOC107872671 gene encoding triacylglycerol lipase 2 yields MALMRKLIATSSVVVIFLVSTVFARNILQILSENEDGICTSMVETQGYGCEEHKVTTDDGYILSLQRIPKGISGKTATKPPVLLQHGLLMDGITWLLSPPDESLAFILVDDGYDVWIANTRGTKYSQGHISLSSQDPAYWEWSWDELVDFDLPATFKYVHDQTGQKLHYVGHSLGTLTAFGALSENKLVDMLRSAALLSPIAYLGQIKSPLAKSASQDFIAEGLYWLGIHEFDPRGEAVVKLLEKICQDPSSNCSNLMNSFTGPNCCVNSSITDLFLEHEPQATATKNMVHIAQMTRKGTIEKFDYGSDEENKKHYGQPNPPQYIMSNIPNDMPLFLAYGGKDYLSDVNDVKILLNKLQDHDPNKLVVQYREDYAHADFVFGTNAKEVIYNSIMAFFKLN; encoded by the exons ATGGCTTTAATGAGAAAATTAATTGCAACAAGTTCAGTAGTTGTTATTTTCTTAGTATCAACAGTATTTGCAAGGAATATTCTACAAATTTTGAGTGAAAATGAAGATGGTATTTGTACATCTATGGTGGAAACTCAAGGCTATGGTTGTGAAGAACATAAA gtgACAACAGATGATGGTTATATTCTAAGTTTACAGAGAATACCTAAGGGAATATCTGGAAAGACAGCAACTAAGCCACCTGTTCTTCTACAACATGGACTATTAATG GATGGAATTACATGGCTGTTAAGCCCACCAGATGAATCATTAGCTTTCATTCTAGTAGATGATGGTTATGATGTTTGGATTGCAAATACAAGAGGAACTAAATATAGCCAAGGACATATATCACTTAGCTCTCAAGATCCA GCATATTGGGAATGGTCATGGGATGAATTGGTGGATTTTGATTTACCTGCTACATTTAAGTATGTTCATGATCAAACTGGCCAAAAGTTGCACTATGTTGGCCATTCTCTG GGAACTTTGACTGCATTTGGTGCCCTTTCAGAAAATAAGCTAGTAGACATGTTGAGATCAGCAGCTTTATTAAGCCCAATTGCTTATTTGGGACAAATAAAATCTCCTCTTGCAAAAAGTGCTTCTCAAGATTTTATagctgaa GGTTTGTATTGGTTGGGAATCCATGAATTTGATCCAAGAGG AGAGGCTGTTGTCAAACTTTTGGAAAAAATATGCCAAGATCCAAGCAGCAATTGcagtaatttgatgaattctttTACTG GCCCAAATTGCTGCGTAAACTCTTCAATAACTGATCTTTTTCTTGAGCATGAGCCACAAGCAACAGCAACAAAAAACATGGTCCATATAGCCCAAA TGACAAGAAAAGGAACCATAGAAAAATTTGACTATGGAAGTGATGAAGAAAACAAGAAGCACTATGGTCAACCAAATCCTCCACAATATATAATGTCAAATATCCCAAATGATATGCCTCTTTTTTTAGCCTATGGTGGGAAAGATTATCTTTCTGATGTTAATGATGTGAAGATTTTGTTAAATAAATTGCAAGATCATGATCCAAACAAACTTGTTGTGCAGTATAGAGAAGATTATGCACATGCTGATTTTGTTTTTGGTACAAATGCTAAAGAAGTTATATATAATTCTATAATGGCCTTCTTTAAGCTTAATTAA
- the LOC107871279 gene encoding alkaline ceramidase, with amino-acid sequence MADGISGFWGPVTSTKEWCELNYVRSSYIAEFFNTISNVPCIILALIGLMNALRQRFEKRFSVLHMSNIILAIGSMIYHASLREMQQQGDETPMVWEMLLYIYIIYSPDWHYKTTMPIFLFLYGAVFAILHSQIRFGIGFMLHYAILCLLCVPRTYKYYIHTEDRSAKQLAKLYVATLLVAAFGWLCDRLFCKHISLWYFNPQGHALWHVLMGFNAYFANAFLMYCRAQQREWNPKIKHLLGFFPYVKIHKPKAQ; translated from the exons atggcAGATGGCATTTCAGGCTTTTGGGGTCCTGTAACATCTACCAAAGAGTGGTGTGAACTAAATTATGTCCGTTCGTCATATATTGCAGAGTTCTTTAATACCATATCAAATGTCCCATGCATTATTTTGGCTTTGATTGGTCTTATGAACGCCCTCAGACAACGGTTTGAGAAGAGGTTCAGCGTCCTTCATATGTCAAATATAATACTTGCCATAGGGAGCATGATATACCATGCCTCATTGCGGGAGAT GCAACAGCAAGGTGATGAGACACCGATGGTATGGGAAATGCTTCTCTATATTTACATCATTTATTCACCGGATTGGCATTACAAGACTACCATGCCCATATTTTTGTTCCTTTATGGTGCAGTATTTGCCATTCTGCATTCGCAGATTCGCTTTGGTATTGGTTTCATGCTACATTATGCGATATTGTGCCTTCTATGTGTTCCTCGCACGTATAAGTATTATATTCATACAGAAGATAGATCCGCAAAGCAGCTTGCGAAGTTATATGTGGCCACATTATTAGTTGCAGCCTTCGGCTGGTTATGTGATCGTCTATTCTGCAAGCACATTTCACTCTGGTACTTCAATCCACAAGGTCATGCATTATGGCATGTCCTTATGGGCTTTAATGCGTACTTTGCAAATGCGTTCTTGATGTACTGCCGTGCTCAGCAAAGAGAATGGAATCCAAAAATCAAACACTTGCTCGGATTTTTCCCATACGTAAAGATCCATAAACCAAAAGCTCAGTAG